The proteins below come from a single Vicinamibacteria bacterium genomic window:
- a CDS encoding metal ABC transporter substrate-binding protein yields MTNSRGLRAGIGAIWLTLLACAAPSSAADVLQVVATLPDLADIARQVGQERAEVSSIAVGFQDPHYVDPKPSFVVKLNRADVFIQVGLDLEIGWVPPLLNQARNPRVIRGGSGWIDASEGIEILERPTRELSRAEGDIHIYGNPHYWMDPLNGKIIAAHIARVFSALRPEWASEFERNREVFAGRIDEANERWQVRMAPHRGKAVVAYHNSWPYFERRFGLEIAGFVEPRPGIPPTPNDLLRVINLMKSENIKVVLHSIYYDDKPARFVAQKVGAEVVTLATSVGGGEGVEDYIKLFDHNVGLLVDAFERTRLAR; encoded by the coding sequence GTGACGAACAGTCGCGGATTGAGAGCCGGAATCGGGGCGATCTGGCTTACGCTTCTCGCTTGCGCCGCCCCTTCGTCGGCCGCAGACGTCCTGCAGGTTGTCGCCACCCTTCCGGACCTCGCGGACATCGCCAGGCAGGTGGGTCAAGAGCGTGCCGAAGTGTCGAGCATCGCGGTTGGCTTTCAAGACCCGCACTACGTCGATCCAAAGCCGAGCTTCGTGGTGAAGCTGAACCGGGCCGATGTCTTCATCCAAGTGGGGCTCGACCTGGAGATAGGGTGGGTGCCGCCCCTTCTCAACCAGGCGCGAAATCCCAGAGTGATTCGAGGCGGTTCCGGGTGGATCGATGCCTCGGAAGGGATCGAGATCCTGGAGCGGCCCACTCGCGAGCTGTCGCGGGCGGAAGGCGACATCCACATCTATGGCAATCCCCACTACTGGATGGACCCCTTGAACGGTAAGATCATTGCCGCGCACATCGCGCGAGTGTTCTCGGCACTTCGGCCGGAGTGGGCTTCGGAGTTCGAGCGCAATCGAGAGGTCTTCGCCGGGCGCATCGACGAGGCGAACGAACGCTGGCAGGTGAGGATGGCACCTCACCGGGGGAAGGCAGTCGTCGCCTATCACAATAGCTGGCCCTATTTCGAAAGACGTTTCGGGCTCGAGATCGCCGGCTTCGTCGAGCCGAGGCCGGGAATTCCCCCGACGCCAAACGATCTCCTCCGCGTGATCAATCTGATGAAGAGCGAGAACATCAAGGTCGTTCTTCATTCCATCTACTACGACGACAAGCCGGCGCGTTTCGTAGCCCAGAAAGTGGGGGCCGAAGTAGTGACGCTCGCCACCTCGGTGGGGGGCGG